The genomic stretch CTGACAGCAGGATCGAAGCGTAGTTCAAGATAGAATACCCTCCGTTTGTGGCGTGAACCAGGATCACCATAACCATGATGAGAAAAGCTTTCCGCCATGCTTTTGTTTTGACTGAAAAACAAGAGCTTAGATTAAAGTTGATTGTTTAATCTGACTTATCtcataaacttaataaaatggAATGATggtctaacctccccactcagagacattaatggttacttaagccattccttagtgaaggatttgtatgacattccgtcactaaggagtgacttaggTAATCATTAagtgtctctgagtggggaggtaagtcaTACAACAGTTTAATACTTACACACTGTAATAATAGAAATGTCAGGAATAGATTTGAAATATTCATCGTCTCTCTTGATATCGTCGAGTTCTTTTTGTATTTCCTTGTCTTCGACATCCATTCCCCTCAACAGAGCGAGAGTAGCGGCTGCTTCCTACAATTTAGAGAATACTCACAATATGCACAACATTATCAATCTGTAATCaacaacaaaaagaaaacattaagcATAATTTTAGAGGCAGTAGGAGCGCAAAGTCATAGGTctcaaatattcaaataaatacatatcaaaagTATGAAATAAAAGGACATGTGTTTCAACTTACATCAGTTTTGCCCACCGAGACTAAGAAGGAAGGAGATTCAGGAGCTTTGCAGAAAAGACCCAAAGTCAGAATTGGGATTCCCACAACGATCCAGAGAACTGTATAGTAATCTAGAAATCCTCCCATCGCGTACATCATGAAGATCCCCGCACTTTGCGCCAACACGAATATGGATGCCAGAGTGCCACGGATGCTGTCCTGGGCAATCTCCTTGATATACATAGGAACGATGTGGAAGCAGCCTCCTCCAGCAAGTCCACAGAATACTCTGGCTACTATGAGGCTGGAGGTACTAGCGGGCATCAGTTTGATTATCCAAACGAACTGGAAGAAACAGTAGTCAAACTTATGTTTTTGCAAAATTCGAACAATTTTATGAACACTTAGCTTTAAATTCCAATACTCACAGCTTGAAGGAAGTTCATGATTATGATGCTAAGTTTCCTGCCGTATCTGTCCACAAATGGTAGGAACAGCACTACTCCGGCCACTCCAGCTAGGGCTGGTGCACTAGCTATCCAAGATATTTCTGTATCAGTCAGTGGTCTCCCAGTGGGAGATTCTTGTGACTGCAGAATTTTTGTCATGGGCGATACCCAGCCGCATTGCAGGCCGTATGTAAGGAGTGACATGTTgcct from Helicoverpa zea isolate HzStark_Cry1AcR chromosome 8, ilHelZeax1.1, whole genome shotgun sequence encodes the following:
- the LOC124632397 gene encoding facilitated trehalose transporter Tret1-like; protein product: MTVSGCSESKGHTRVQWAVTILCNMSLLTYGLQCGWVSPMTKILQSQESPTGRPLTDTEISWIASAPALAGVAGVVLFLPFVDRYGRKLSIIIMNFLQAFVWIIKLMPASTSSLIVARVFCGLAGGGCFHIVPMYIKEIAQDSIRGTLASIFVLAQSAGIFMMYAMGGFLDYYTVLWIVVGIPILTLGLFCKAPESPSFLVSVGKTDEAAATLALLRGMDVEDKEIQKELDDIKRDDEYFKSIPDISIITVFKTKAWRKAFLIMVMVILVHATNGGYSILNYASILLSDSGVTISPELQSLSIPICMIVGSLMTMATIDRLGRKPILGIAFSTSAVAFASIATSILLKRFGYSTPGWINVTMLMICVCCYGGGVSPIPFIVMPEIFNFQIRAKLIGYLVMLAWFMGFIQLLAFGVLTSSYGAHVGFFIFVGLNILGTVVALVIMPETKGKTVEQIERELAGEVAKDVEKEVY